The following are encoded in a window of Maridesulfovibrio ferrireducens genomic DNA:
- the ablB gene encoding putative beta-lysine N-acetyltransferase → MIPDKIISIGQSKIQIGPLNDRIYLMDLSPDDMPEILFKLKSRAEAANVSKIFAKIPRACLPDFVAEGFTEEASVPNLFSNDDGSFLSLYRQPWRETIKNQSELDKVIAVAKSKSGAGVDNKLEEGLKLRKLTAQDCQSLADLYKEIFSTYPFPVHDADFIKHEMDQNGCFYGVFHNDKLIGAASAEAGSDGWSAELTDFAVLPAYRKKGIAGSLLHKLEKESAATGKKCFFTIARACSYGVNSLFAKAGYTYSGTIPNNTNISGGLETMNIWFKHLS, encoded by the coding sequence ATGATTCCTGATAAAATAATTTCAATCGGTCAAAGCAAAATTCAGATTGGTCCGCTTAATGACAGAATTTATTTGATGGACCTGTCACCGGACGATATGCCTGAAATTCTTTTTAAGCTTAAAAGCAGAGCCGAAGCAGCCAATGTCTCAAAGATTTTTGCTAAAATTCCAAGAGCTTGCTTGCCAGACTTTGTAGCAGAAGGATTTACAGAAGAAGCGTCAGTTCCGAATTTGTTTTCTAATGATGACGGATCTTTTTTAAGCTTATACAGACAACCTTGGCGTGAAACCATTAAAAATCAGAGTGAGCTTGATAAAGTCATTGCTGTTGCTAAAAGTAAATCCGGAGCAGGGGTTGATAACAAACTTGAAGAAGGGTTGAAACTTAGAAAATTAACTGCTCAGGATTGCCAATCCCTAGCGGATTTATACAAAGAGATATTCAGCACCTATCCCTTCCCTGTCCATGACGCTGATTTCATTAAACATGAAATGGATCAAAACGGTTGTTTTTATGGAGTTTTTCACAATGACAAATTAATCGGCGCGGCTTCAGCCGAAGCTGGATCAGACGGTTGGAGTGCGGAACTAACCGACTTTGCAGTTCTACCCGCATATCGCAAAAAAGGCATAGCCGGGTCATTACTGCACAAGCTCGAAAAAGAATCCGCCGCAACAGGTAAAAAGTGTTTTTTCACAATTGCACGGGCCTGTTCATATGGAGTAAATTCTCTTTTTGCCAAAGCCGGATATACTTATTCTGGAACAATCCCGAATAATACTAATATCAGCGGAGGACTGGAAACAATGAATATATGGTTTAAGCATCTATCCTGA
- a CDS encoding efflux RND transporter permease subunit, producing MSTPDANHEGEKSKGLIASTVRFFLHSKLTVILVIASVLLGVAAIQLTPREEEPQIVVPMADIVVQAPGAGVEEVEKLITTPLERLLWQIDGVEYVYSISRRDTSMVTVRFFVGENREESLIKLHNAITKNAELVPGIVSGWAIKPVEIDDVPIVALTLYPSSDHPEISDFELRRVAEELSQRLAEVEDLSRISLVSGRSREIRVELYPERMAGLNVSPMNIVKALDGADQSAVAGTVLSGNREITISANSFLESAEDVRNLIVGVFDSKPVYLRDVAVIEDGPEEPSSYSRIGFSRLYLSRIEQDAEQPSLPAVTIALSKKKGSNAVDVSEAVLARLDQLRTTVLPAGIEVEITRDYGKTADAKVSDLLNSLGFAVFTVVLLLAFTLGWREAAIVALAVPVSFSLALFVNYMLGFTINRVTLFALILSLGLVVDDPITNVDNIQRHILMKKKKPAEATLDAVSEVLPPVIMSTLAIIVSFVPLFFITGMMGPYMAPMAANVPLTVIFSTICALTIVPWLAFRLLKDIKPKPGSELDSGPGKIERFYSWIITPFLESSVKRWMLLCGIVLGLVFSIALAGMRFVPLKMLPFDNKNEFQIVIDMDEGTPLEQTDRVVREFEQILRGVPEVTNFVTYAGEPSPMDFNGLVRHYYWRNGGHMADIRVNLADKSQRSEQSHAIVLRLRNELEAVAERNNGRIKIVESPPGPPVISTITTEVYGAEDRPYSALIEGADQIEGIMATESGVVDVDDSTEADRIMVDFVLDKEKAALHGVTARSVVATLQMALSGMVPATVHVEGERRPLPVKLILPRVRRSDAGTLSQIKVKTLDGKSVPLAELGELVEIDQQQPIYHKNLKRVVYVFAEMAGRAPGEAVLDMQSKLKADPLPPFIWSEWAGEGEWQITLDVFRDLGLAFAAALLGIYILLVVETGSFGMPLLIMSAIPLTLLGIMPGFWLLNLIGAGEVAGMVGEAFADPIFFTATSMIGMIALGGIVIRNSLVLIDFVRKSMAEGMELKTALIRSGAVRLRPIVLTAATTALGAWPITLDPIFSGLAWALIFGLLASTLFTLVVIPVGYYVFERD from the coding sequence ATGAGTACTCCTGACGCAAACCATGAAGGTGAAAAGTCCAAAGGTCTGATTGCATCGACTGTCCGTTTCTTTTTACATTCAAAACTTACCGTTATTCTGGTGATCGCTTCTGTCCTGCTCGGAGTTGCCGCTATTCAATTGACCCCGAGAGAAGAGGAACCACAGATCGTTGTGCCTATGGCGGATATTGTGGTTCAGGCGCCGGGTGCGGGGGTGGAGGAGGTTGAGAAGCTTATTACCACGCCTCTTGAACGCCTTTTGTGGCAGATTGACGGTGTTGAGTATGTTTATTCCATTTCCCGCCGCGATACCTCTATGGTGACGGTTCGCTTTTTTGTCGGGGAGAATCGGGAAGAATCACTTATCAAGCTGCACAATGCCATTACTAAAAACGCAGAGCTTGTTCCGGGTATAGTCTCAGGGTGGGCTATTAAGCCTGTTGAGATTGATGATGTGCCGATAGTTGCGTTAACTTTATATCCTTCTTCCGATCATCCCGAAATTTCAGATTTTGAACTGCGCCGCGTGGCAGAAGAACTGTCGCAGCGACTTGCGGAAGTGGAAGATCTTTCGCGTATCTCTCTGGTTTCCGGTAGATCCCGTGAGATTCGGGTTGAGCTTTATCCCGAACGTATGGCGGGATTAAATGTTTCGCCCATGAATATCGTCAAAGCCTTGGACGGCGCAGACCAGTCTGCCGTGGCCGGAACTGTTCTTTCGGGTAACCGTGAGATAACTATATCAGCCAATTCTTTTCTTGAATCTGCGGAAGATGTACGCAATTTGATAGTTGGGGTTTTTGATTCAAAGCCTGTCTACTTACGTGATGTTGCAGTTATAGAGGACGGACCGGAAGAACCTTCGTCTTATTCAAGGATAGGTTTCTCAAGGCTCTATTTATCCCGCATAGAACAGGATGCAGAACAGCCTTCACTTCCGGCAGTGACTATTGCCTTGTCAAAGAAGAAAGGAAGCAATGCCGTCGACGTTTCCGAAGCTGTTCTTGCACGCCTTGATCAGCTTAGAACGACAGTATTACCCGCTGGAATTGAGGTGGAAATCACCCGTGATTACGGCAAAACTGCTGATGCGAAAGTCAGCGATCTGTTAAATTCGCTCGGTTTTGCGGTTTTTACCGTGGTTCTTTTACTTGCTTTCACTCTCGGCTGGCGAGAAGCGGCGATTGTTGCTCTTGCTGTTCCTGTCAGTTTTTCTCTGGCCCTGTTCGTCAATTATATGCTGGGGTTCACTATTAACCGTGTAACTCTTTTTGCTTTGATTCTTTCACTCGGGCTGGTGGTGGACGATCCTATTACTAATGTGGACAACATTCAGCGCCACATTCTCATGAAAAAAAAGAAGCCGGCCGAGGCTACCCTTGATGCTGTTTCCGAAGTTCTGCCGCCGGTGATCATGTCCACTTTGGCAATTATAGTTTCCTTTGTTCCGCTTTTCTTTATTACCGGAATGATGGGGCCTTATATGGCCCCTATGGCTGCCAATGTGCCACTGACAGTAATATTTTCAACGATTTGCGCACTTACTATTGTGCCGTGGCTGGCCTTCCGCCTTTTAAAAGATATTAAGCCTAAACCCGGCTCCGAGCTTGATTCCGGTCCCGGTAAAATTGAGCGTTTTTATTCATGGATTATTACACCGTTTCTTGAATCATCAGTTAAACGCTGGATGCTGTTATGTGGTATTGTTTTAGGGCTGGTCTTCTCAATTGCGCTTGCTGGAATGCGATTTGTTCCACTCAAAATGCTTCCGTTTGATAATAAAAATGAATTTCAGATTGTTATTGATATGGATGAGGGAACACCTCTCGAGCAGACCGACAGAGTGGTTCGTGAGTTCGAGCAGATTTTGCGGGGTGTGCCGGAGGTTACAAATTTCGTAACTTATGCAGGCGAGCCTTCTCCAATGGATTTCAACGGGCTGGTCCGCCATTATTATTGGAGAAACGGTGGGCATATGGCAGATATCCGCGTTAATCTGGCGGATAAATCTCAACGCAGTGAACAGAGTCATGCCATTGTGCTCAGGCTTCGGAATGAACTTGAAGCTGTTGCCGAGCGCAACAACGGTCGGATTAAAATTGTTGAATCTCCTCCCGGACCTCCGGTTATATCGACCATTACTACAGAAGTTTATGGTGCAGAGGACCGTCCTTATTCAGCTCTGATTGAAGGGGCGGATCAGATTGAGGGGATTATGGCAACTGAATCCGGGGTAGTCGATGTGGATGATTCCACCGAAGCTGACCGGATCATGGTTGATTTTGTGCTGGATAAAGAAAAAGCGGCTTTGCACGGGGTTACCGCTCGTAGCGTCGTGGCGACCTTGCAAATGGCATTATCCGGTATGGTTCCGGCTACGGTGCATGTTGAAGGGGAACGTCGCCCCTTGCCTGTGAAACTTATTCTTCCGCGAGTGCGTCGTTCTGATGCGGGTACTCTTTCACAAATCAAAGTTAAAACTTTAGATGGTAAATCTGTTCCGTTGGCTGAACTTGGTGAACTTGTAGAGATTGATCAGCAACAACCGATTTATCATAAGAATCTTAAACGGGTTGTTTATGTGTTCGCTGAAATGGCCGGGCGTGCCCCGGGTGAAGCTGTGCTTGATATGCAGTCGAAGTTGAAAGCTGATCCCCTGCCGCCGTTTATCTGGTCTGAATGGGCGGGAGAAGGTGAATGGCAGATCACGCTTGATGTGTTCCGTGATCTGGGACTGGCTTTTGCCGCGGCCCTGCTCGGTATATATATTTTATTGGTGGTGGAGACAGGTTCATTCGGTATGCCTCTTCTTATTATGAGCGCGATACCTTTGACTTTGCTGGGAATTATGCCCGGATTCTGGCTGCTCAATCTGATAGGGGCGGGAGAAGTTGCGGGAATGGTCGGTGAAGCTTTTGCTGATCCGATATTTTTTACAGCGACCAGTATGATCGGGATGATTGCGCTGGGTGGAATTGTTATTCGTAACTCTCTGGTTCTTATTGATTTTGTGCGTAAATCGATGGCTGAAGGAATGGAACTTAAAACGGCTCTTATCCGTTCCGGGGCTGTGCGTTTACGCCCTATAGTGTTGACGGCTGCCACAACTGCTCTCGGAGCATGGCCCATTACTTTGGACCCGATCTTTTCCGGCCTCGCATGGGCTTTGATTTTTGGATTGCTGGCCTCAACTCTGTTTACTTTGGTTGTTATTCCCGTTGGATATTATGTTTTT
- the ablA gene encoding lysine 2,3-aminomutase: MEVYNSHQQQLSDILDEDSSKTDWTDWKWHIRNSIKTVSGFEKALGIKFTDKQRRLHEQTLKKFPLAVTPYYLSLIHTDNYENDPVFKQSFPNPRELIISRCDMVDPLHEDEDSPVPGLTHRYPDRVLFHVSNLCAMYCRHCTRKRKVGDVDSIPGEAQLEAGLEYIRNTPQIRDVLLSGGDPFMLSDEKLDWLLTKIGEIDHVEVVRIGTRMPVVLPYRITDKLVNMLKKHHPLWINTHFNHPRELTASSRRALTKLADAGIPLGNQSVLLAGVNDCPRLIKTLNHKLVKNRVRPYYLYQCDLSEGLSHFRTPVGKGIEIMESLRGHTSGFAVPTYVIDAPGGGGKIPVMPNYIVSWATNKVILRNYEGVITTYAEPDSYECNYCDRDCENCNLQLMEDDAEENPIGIAKLLSDWDETLSLTPEENERTERCANDS, translated from the coding sequence ATGGAAGTATACAATTCACATCAGCAGCAATTATCCGACATTTTAGACGAAGATTCGTCCAAAACGGACTGGACTGATTGGAAATGGCATATCCGCAATTCAATAAAGACAGTTTCCGGTTTTGAAAAAGCGCTCGGCATAAAATTCACCGATAAGCAACGAAGGTTACACGAACAAACACTCAAGAAATTCCCTCTTGCTGTAACACCTTATTATTTATCTCTTATTCATACAGATAATTACGAAAACGACCCAGTATTCAAGCAGTCATTCCCAAATCCGCGCGAACTGATAATCAGCCGCTGCGACATGGTTGACCCCTTACATGAAGATGAAGACAGCCCTGTACCGGGCCTTACTCATAGATATCCGGATCGAGTTCTATTTCATGTCAGTAATCTCTGCGCAATGTATTGCAGACATTGTACCCGCAAAAGAAAAGTGGGAGATGTAGACTCCATTCCCGGCGAAGCCCAGCTTGAAGCAGGGTTGGAATACATCCGCAACACTCCGCAAATCAGAGATGTTCTGCTTTCCGGAGGAGATCCATTCATGCTCTCCGATGAAAAACTGGACTGGTTGCTCACTAAAATAGGTGAAATTGACCATGTGGAAGTTGTAAGAATCGGAACACGTATGCCTGTTGTCCTGCCGTATAGAATAACGGACAAACTCGTAAATATGTTGAAGAAGCATCATCCTCTTTGGATCAATACCCATTTCAACCATCCACGTGAACTGACTGCATCTTCGCGAAGGGCTTTAACAAAACTTGCCGATGCCGGAATTCCACTCGGTAATCAAAGTGTCCTTCTAGCCGGAGTCAATGACTGTCCGCGTCTTATAAAAACGCTCAATCATAAATTAGTAAAAAACAGAGTCCGCCCATATTACCTTTACCAGTGCGACCTTTCCGAAGGGCTGTCACATTTCAGAACTCCAGTGGGTAAAGGGATAGAAATCATGGAAAGCTTACGCGGACATACCAGTGGATTTGCTGTTCCGACCTATGTCATTGATGCTCCCGGCGGTGGCGGTAAAATTCCGGTAATGCCGAACTATATTGTATCGTGGGCTACAAACAAGGTCATTTTGCGAAATTACGAAGGAGTAATAACCACTTACGCCGAGCCTGATTCCTACGAATGCAATTATTGCGACCGCGACTGTGAGAATTGCAACCTGCAATTAATGGAAGATGACGCAGAAGAAAACCCCATCGGAATTGCAAAACTGCTCTCCGATTGGGATGAAACACTCAGCCTGACTCCTGAAGAAAACGAAAGAACTGAAAGATGTGCCAATGATTCCTGA
- a CDS encoding protein-tyrosine phosphatase family protein gives METVHNKPAYHLTWVTDQLAVGCAPMSFVQLKSLEEQGVDAILNLCGEFCDLYDIEKDAGFDVYYLPLEDEEAPGLIELEKTLEWLDEAIYLGKKVLIHCRHGIGRTGTILNAYLLRRGLGHRLAWKALRKLRSKPANFEQWWVIRKYGKKSGKLTIREPYLEFKRLVDLSPFFNDYDQLIQRVESVARESAQVVACGLNNDQCCRTPVSLTLVEAVHLSHQINLELGHEERLAVIEQAVETAWAERRASSELSKEKGVLEFCLSGAGSVCPLLKNKSCLLFDDRPLQCRAFGLDLSEDGELWGEFLIPALNKISSEIWFAYTGVLSDAKMPLFSLPDVVSGKFIETLFKRMMEQGISE, from the coding sequence ATGGAAACTGTTCATAATAAACCGGCTTATCATCTGACATGGGTTACGGATCAGCTTGCCGTGGGGTGTGCTCCCATGAGCTTTGTCCAGCTTAAATCTCTGGAGGAGCAAGGGGTGGATGCCATCCTGAACCTGTGCGGTGAGTTTTGCGACCTGTATGACATCGAGAAAGATGCCGGGTTTGATGTCTATTATCTTCCGCTCGAGGATGAAGAGGCTCCGGGGCTTATTGAACTTGAAAAGACTCTGGAATGGCTGGATGAAGCTATTTATCTAGGTAAAAAGGTTTTGATTCATTGTCGTCACGGTATCGGGCGGACCGGAACAATTCTCAATGCTTATCTGCTTCGTCGGGGGCTGGGTCACAGACTGGCTTGGAAAGCTTTAAGAAAACTGAGATCCAAACCTGCCAATTTCGAGCAGTGGTGGGTCATTCGTAAATACGGCAAAAAGAGCGGCAAGTTAACGATTCGTGAACCTTATCTGGAATTCAAAAGGCTGGTTGATCTGTCACCTTTTTTTAATGATTATGATCAATTGATTCAGCGCGTTGAATCTGTAGCTCGTGAGTCTGCACAAGTTGTAGCCTGTGGACTTAATAATGATCAGTGTTGCCGGACTCCGGTCAGTCTCACCTTGGTGGAAGCCGTACATCTCAGTCATCAGATTAATCTGGAGCTTGGTCACGAAGAACGTCTTGCTGTTATTGAACAGGCTGTTGAAACGGCTTGGGCTGAAAGGAGGGCTTCATCTGAATTGAGCAAAGAAAAAGGAGTTCTTGAGTTTTGTTTGTCCGGGGCAGGCTCTGTTTGTCCGCTGCTTAAAAATAAATCCTGCCTTCTATTTGATGATCGTCCTTTGCAATGCAGGGCTTTCGGGTTGGATCTTTCAGAGGATGGAGAATTGTGGGGCGAGTTTCTGATTCCCGCATTGAATAAGATTTCTTCGGAGATTTGGTTTGCTTACACCGGAGTTTTGTCTGACGCAAAAATGCCGCTCTTTTCTTTGCCGGACGTTGTTTCCGGTAAGTTTATAGAAACTCTTTTCAAACGTATGATGGAGCAGGGTATTAGTGAGTAG
- a CDS encoding LuxR C-terminal-related transcriptional regulator, whose translation MDSEYQDNPDRLPEQISEVFESFSDFILFADNEGIICRANKPAQSFFEDKLIGNTLWSVFRVETDNISNFVKLYPTENVHEIPYGESGGSYSLRLISLPVPFCSDGFLAIVTNNAPLVELHETYEERLESGLEKTREQVDGMNVALRSVIESVEEEKKDMHEDFALQVREQIIPALDRMIKEPLPQMRKSFGKFIKERLEALTGKTGDQFEDLLLKLTPREIEICRYIEAGKSSEHTAELLGLSVDTILTHRKNIRRKLGLRGKKISLISYLKHQNNS comes from the coding sequence TTGGATTCTGAATATCAGGACAACCCAGATCGTTTGCCGGAACAAATATCAGAAGTATTTGAATCTTTTTCTGATTTCATTCTGTTTGCAGACAACGAAGGAATTATCTGCCGCGCCAATAAACCCGCGCAATCTTTTTTCGAGGACAAGTTAATCGGCAACACTCTTTGGAGTGTCTTCAGAGTAGAAACTGACAACATATCTAATTTTGTTAAACTCTACCCCACAGAAAATGTTCATGAAATACCATACGGAGAAAGCGGTGGGAGCTATTCCTTAAGACTCATCTCACTACCTGTCCCGTTTTGCTCAGACGGATTTTTAGCCATTGTTACCAACAATGCCCCTCTGGTTGAACTCCATGAGACATATGAAGAACGTCTTGAAAGTGGACTTGAAAAAACTCGTGAACAGGTCGACGGTATGAATGTTGCCTTACGGTCCGTCATCGAATCGGTAGAAGAAGAAAAAAAAGACATGCACGAAGATTTTGCATTGCAAGTACGCGAGCAGATCATACCCGCTCTTGATAGAATGATTAAAGAACCACTCCCTCAAATGCGAAAAAGCTTCGGAAAATTTATTAAAGAACGATTAGAAGCTCTTACAGGAAAAACAGGAGATCAATTCGAAGATCTTCTACTTAAGCTTACTCCTCGCGAAATTGAAATATGCCGCTACATAGAAGCGGGAAAAAGCAGTGAACATACCGCGGAACTGCTGGGTCTTTCTGTAGATACGATTCTGACTCATCGTAAAAATATCCGGCGCAAGCTCGGCCTGCGCGGGAAAAAAATTTCACTCATTTCCTACCTCAAGCATCAAAACAACTCATAG
- a CDS encoding efflux RND transporter periplasmic adaptor subunit produces the protein MGKKCFLVAGLGVGVTLLVLWLAGVFNSGVIQPGRVVPTRPVEEPALTDQAEIIVVPVMYEAVGTIRPKTETNIEAQVTGKVLSVLVRAGHKVRKDDKLIVLDSRGFQTRLESAEQGLKSAEASHRQAGEAINAAKAASYTATSTWKRMKTLFDSKVATLDELDRVEAQYLQAKAYLAQANDGLAAASAGVKQASKAVEEAQINLGYTTISANTDGEVAKRMVEPGDIAFPGKSLMLIQTSGSLRLEALVREGVIGKVRPGVKLSVEVQALGERTVGIVEEVVPSADPSTRSFLVKIGLDPIPGLYPGMFGRLLVPLREKDVVVVPVHAVSRVGQLETVLIKNGEVWEPVYVRTGNVYEDKIEILSGLRGNETLGMTALEAGGESK, from the coding sequence ATGGGTAAAAAATGTTTTTTGGTTGCCGGGTTGGGAGTCGGAGTTACACTGCTGGTCTTATGGCTGGCAGGTGTTTTTAATTCAGGTGTAATTCAGCCGGGGCGGGTTGTTCCTACCAGACCCGTTGAAGAACCGGCTTTGACCGATCAGGCTGAAATAATCGTAGTTCCGGTTATGTATGAAGCTGTCGGAACTATACGGCCTAAGACCGAAACCAATATTGAAGCTCAAGTCACAGGTAAAGTTCTTAGTGTACTGGTTCGCGCCGGTCACAAAGTCCGCAAGGATGACAAGCTTATAGTGCTCGATAGTCGCGGTTTTCAGACCCGTCTGGAAAGTGCCGAGCAGGGGCTCAAGTCTGCCGAAGCTTCACACCGTCAGGCAGGAGAGGCTATCAACGCGGCAAAGGCTGCATCATATACAGCAACATCCACATGGAAGCGCATGAAGACCTTATTTGACAGTAAGGTTGCCACACTTGACGAACTTGATCGCGTTGAAGCTCAATATTTACAGGCAAAGGCATATCTTGCACAGGCTAATGACGGGCTTGCGGCGGCCTCTGCCGGAGTTAAGCAAGCCTCGAAGGCTGTAGAAGAAGCCCAAATAAATTTAGGGTATACTACAATTTCCGCTAATACAGATGGTGAAGTTGCCAAGCGGATGGTTGAGCCTGGTGACATCGCGTTTCCCGGTAAAAGTCTTATGCTTATTCAGACCAGCGGATCGCTTCGTCTGGAAGCTCTGGTTCGTGAAGGAGTAATCGGAAAGGTCAGGCCCGGTGTAAAATTGTCGGTCGAGGTTCAGGCTCTCGGTGAGCGGACAGTCGGAATTGTAGAAGAAGTTGTTCCGTCTGCCGATCCTTCCACACGCTCTTTTCTGGTTAAAATAGGACTGGACCCTATCCCCGGATTATATCCCGGTATGTTCGGGCGTCTGCTCGTTCCGCTCAGGGAAAAGGACGTTGTAGTTGTGCCAGTGCATGCAGTTTCGCGGGTGGGGCAGCTTGAAACTGTTTTGATAAAGAACGGAGAAGTATGGGAACCCGTGTATGTCCGTACCGGAAATGTCTACGAAGATAAGATAGAAATTTTGTCCGGTTTGCGAGGTAATGAGACTCTGGGGATGACCGCACTGGAGGCAGGTGGAGAATCAAAATGA
- a CDS encoding alpha/beta hydrolase, which translates to MPAPLLYHQNTSEVFNLTYPFTGADLPELFYATNREPSPDPSEMYGVKRGGVLHLGTAEIMMGKGDFSWEEARRISLLKNRTDKYPLKVRSVNEIGILGLSLTPFYADKILEKGAVVKDVQFASRINRQLAQSRGKDIYIYVPGYKVNFDNPILVASELWHFLGYKGVFVAFSWPATPKTLAYLSDLETAELSSYYLRIFIEYLAKSTKAERIHVLGYSAGTQVVEKAMFQLTLAYKHAPKDSIKNLRLGHIMLVGSDLDAEIFGANLQEGMLDVADDMTVYMSGTDTALGLSSWIFNRARLGQAPKDMAESVKTYLEDNPKLRLIDVTKASSANTGNGHAYFRQSPWVSSDILMTLMYNASPKERGLVMEEGWPVWTFPADYMERLKEDLTRRLSKSTSDGALAKTPRNAE; encoded by the coding sequence ATGCCTGCTCCTTTATTGTATCATCAGAATACTTCGGAAGTTTTCAATTTAACCTATCCTTTTACAGGGGCGGATCTACCTGAGTTGTTTTATGCAACGAATAGAGAGCCTTCGCCTGACCCTTCTGAAATGTATGGAGTTAAACGCGGAGGAGTGCTTCATTTGGGTACTGCCGAGATTATGATGGGCAAGGGGGATTTCAGTTGGGAAGAGGCTCGTCGTATTTCTCTGCTTAAAAACAGAACAGACAAGTATCCGCTTAAAGTTAGAAGTGTAAACGAAATAGGTATCCTCGGTCTCAGTTTAACTCCTTTTTACGCCGACAAAATTCTAGAAAAGGGAGCTGTTGTCAAAGATGTTCAATTTGCTTCTCGAATTAATCGTCAGTTAGCCCAATCACGCGGCAAAGATATTTATATATATGTTCCGGGGTACAAGGTTAACTTTGATAACCCGATTCTCGTGGCTTCGGAGCTTTGGCATTTTCTTGGCTATAAAGGTGTTTTCGTGGCTTTTTCATGGCCTGCAACTCCAAAGACGCTTGCTTATTTGTCGGATCTTGAAACAGCCGAATTGTCATCTTATTATTTGCGGATTTTTATTGAATATCTGGCAAAATCAACCAAGGCTGAACGAATTCACGTATTAGGATATAGTGCCGGAACTCAGGTTGTGGAAAAAGCTATGTTTCAACTGACACTTGCATATAAGCATGCGCCTAAGGACTCTATCAAGAATCTCCGTCTCGGGCATATTATGCTTGTAGGAAGTGATCTTGATGCGGAGATATTCGGAGCCAATCTTCAGGAAGGAATGCTTGATGTGGCGGATGACATGACTGTTTATATGTCTGGAACTGATACTGCTTTAGGTCTTTCAAGCTGGATATTTAACAGGGCCAGACTTGGACAGGCTCCCAAGGATATGGCGGAGTCTGTGAAAACATATCTTGAAGATAATCCTAAGCTACGACTGATAGACGTTACTAAGGCTTCCTCGGCAAATACAGGAAACGGTCATGCCTATTTTCGGCAAAGTCCGTGGGTCAGCAGTGATATTTTGATGACGCTTATGTATAATGCATCGCCGAAGGAGCGAGGATTAGTAATGGAAGAAGGGTGGCCTGTCTGGACATTCCCGGCTGATTACATGGAAAGATTGAAGGAAGATCTAACGCGGAGACTGTCCAAAAGTACTTCAGATGGAGCTCTCGCAAAAACTCCGAGAAATGCTGAATAA
- a CDS encoding cupin domain-containing protein — MADSSFLSKVPNPVTIKNIDHGKVVNLVDLVTYQDGQVVSRTLSQHKTVTLTLFAFETGEGISTHTTPGDAMVQVLDGTAEVTIDGDVFTVGTGQSIVMPANTPHGLKAKERFKMLLTLIKEKAV; from the coding sequence ATGGCAGACTCAAGCTTCCTTTCAAAAGTTCCTAATCCGGTGACTATTAAAAATATTGATCATGGCAAAGTTGTAAATCTGGTTGATCTGGTTACCTATCAGGATGGGCAGGTCGTCAGCAGAACGTTGTCGCAACACAAAACAGTGACTCTTACCCTGTTCGCCTTTGAAACTGGAGAAGGGATCAGCACTCATACTACTCCGGGTGATGCCATGGTTCAGGTGCTTGACGGCACCGCCGAGGTTACAATAGACGGGGATGTTTTCACTGTCGGGACAGGACAGTCGATTGTTATGCCTGCGAATACTCCTCATGGCCTTAAGGCCAAGGAGCGCTTTAAAATGTTGCTGACCCTTATTAAAGAAAAAGCAGTATAA